The Deinococcus detaillensis genome contains a region encoding:
- a CDS encoding substrate-binding periplasmic protein has protein sequence MILPLAQARTLKDIKKEGVLHVNSLELPPFSYKTTDGYTGFETELITMLANDLGLKTDFSPMLLDTIANDLKEGRVDAAIGGLEITSTRENQVGFTRPFLCAGMSVVSRDPAIQTRFDLENKTVGVLSGSTIQSFVQKLPFPKKAVVFATVNDLIYAIATGKVDATLSYKVSGPIMMKLYPKAGFLYGPVQWSIPIGAMLSDGDNSLRLALNGALAKSMQDGRYAQLSTKYFGENLRCKA, from the coding sequence ATGATTCTTCCGCTGGCCCAAGCCCGCACGCTCAAAGACATCAAAAAAGAGGGCGTCTTGCACGTCAATAGCCTCGAATTACCACCCTTCAGCTACAAGACAACGGACGGCTATACCGGTTTTGAAACAGAACTCATCACCATGCTGGCTAACGATTTAGGACTGAAAACCGACTTTTCGCCCATGTTGCTCGATACCATCGCCAACGATTTGAAAGAAGGCCGCGTTGACGCCGCGATTGGCGGCTTAGAGATTACCAGCACCCGCGAAAATCAAGTGGGTTTTACCCGTCCCTTTTTGTGCGCTGGGATGTCGGTGGTGTCACGTGACCCGGCCATTCAGACCCGCTTTGATTTAGAAAATAAGACTGTTGGGGTACTTTCTGGCAGCACCATTCAGTCTTTTGTCCAAAAACTACCGTTTCCCAAAAAAGCCGTAGTATTTGCCACGGTCAACGACCTGATCTATGCCATTGCCACCGGCAAGGTGGACGCCACACTAAGCTATAAGGTGTCGGGGCCGATTATGATGAAACTTTATCCCAAAGCTGGCTTTCTCTACGGCCCAGTACAGTGGAGCATTCCAATTGGCGCGATGCTGTCCGACGGCGACAACAGCTTGAGACTGGCCCTCAACGGCGCACTGGCAAAGTCCATGCAAGATGGCCGCTACGCGCAGCTGAGCACCAAATATTTTGGCGAAAATCTGCGCTGCAAAGCCTAA